AAAGTCACTGATGTATAGTTGATTGGCttaaatattgttgttgtatcaAAGAAGTTTTGGATTGCACATGTGATTTCCTCCCCGACTATGCACCAGCTCTTTTTGAAGAAAAGAGAGTTGAATCCATCACATCTAGGAGCTTTTTGGTCATTAATTTCTTTTAATGCATTACTGATTTCCTCTTTGCTAACAAGGCCTATTAATTGTAGTTGTTGGGCCCTCGTTAGTTTACAACCTTCCTCCATAACATCTTGCTGAACCACATAGATCTTTGTGGTCGATAATCCAAGTAACCTGTGGCAAAAATGAGTGACTTCTGCCTCAATGTCCTTGTGATTTATAATAGTGTGCCCCTCAGCAGTTTCTAATCTCCTTATCTGGTTATGTACTATTCTGTTCTTCATGCTTGCAAAGAAGTAAGCATTGTTAGCATCCCCAAGTTTGAGCCATTGGACTCTAGACTTCTGCTTGAGCATGCTCTCC
This sequence is a window from Nicotiana tomentosiformis chromosome 5, ASM39032v3, whole genome shotgun sequence. Protein-coding genes within it:
- the LOC104117157 gene encoding uncharacterized protein, which codes for MRDPMHHHSLFEQERGLKLQLEKWVLVEESMLKQKSRVQWLKLGDANNAYFFASMKNRIVHNQIRRLETAEGHTIINHKDIEAEVTHFCHRLLGLSTTKIYVVQQDVMEEGCKLTRAQQLQLIGLVSKEEISNALKEINDQKAPRCDGFNSLFFKKSWCIVGEEITCAIQNFFDTTTIFKPINYTSVTLIPKVKNPRQVKEFRPISCCTV